A genomic window from Pseudoalteromonas piratica includes:
- a CDS encoding type IV pilin protein, which translates to MKKIVGFTLIEMMIVVAIIGILTAIAYPSYVDYLYKGSRAEAMASLLDIANRQEQFYADNHQYATALADLGVTNKSDSGLFSLSLTANTTTFSVTASPLAHPATQDPLCSSFKIDELGQKTATGSGGNNTCWNR; encoded by the coding sequence ATGAAAAAAATAGTTGGTTTTACACTGATTGAAATGATGATAGTGGTAGCAATTATCGGCATTTTAACGGCGATTGCATATCCGTCATATGTTGATTATCTCTATAAGGGATCAAGAGCTGAAGCAATGGCTTCTTTACTAGATATCGCTAATAGGCAGGAGCAGTTTTATGCTGATAATCATCAGTATGCAACAGCCCTTGCAGATTTAGGTGTTACTAATAAAAGTGATTCAGGTCTTTTCTCACTTTCACTCACAGCAAATACCACAACATTTTCTGTGACTGCAAGTCCGTTAGCACATCCAGCAACACAAGACCCTTTATGTTCTAGTTTTAAAATTGATGAACTAGGACAGAAGACAGCAACCGGTTCAGGTGGAAATAATACCTGTTGGAATAGATAA